A single region of the Vicia villosa cultivar HV-30 ecotype Madison, WI linkage group LG4, Vvil1.0, whole genome shotgun sequence genome encodes:
- the LOC131594884 gene encoding probable acyl-activating enzyme 17, peroxisomal yields the protein MNMDYKSLSSITVSDIESLGIAADRAAALHQRLTELIGIHGADTPATWQNITTNVLDPQLPFEFHQMLYYGCFKDYGPDPPAWLPDPKSVSFTNVGRLLERRGKEFLGSSYKDPITSFADFHKFSLSNPEVYWKTMLDEMNISFSKPPECILSENLSEDGSSSYPSGQWFPGASINPALNCLNLKGKRTLSDTVIIWRDELHDDLPLQRMTLEELRQEVWLVAYALQSLGLEKGSAIAIDMPMNSKSVVIYLAIVLAGYVVVSIADSFAAREISTRLKISNAKLIFTQDLILRGDKALPLYSRIVEAQSPMAIVIPTRGSEFSMKLRNGDFSWCDFLERVNKIKGKEFIAVEQPVETFTNILFSSGTTGDPKAIPWTNITPLKAAADAWCHLDVRIGDVVCWPTNLGWMMGPWLVYASLLNGASMALYNGSPLGSGFAKFVQDAKVTMLGVIPSLVRSWRNANSTSGYDWSAIRCFASTGEASNVDEYLWLMGRGHYQPIIEYCGGTEIGGAFVTGSLLQAQSLAAFSTPAMCCNLFILGEDGHPIPQNVPGIGELALGSLMLGASNALLNADHYGVYFKGMALWNGKVLRRHGDVFERTARGYYHAHGRADDTMNLGGIKVSSVEIERICNGVDSNIVETAAIGIPPSGGGPELLAIAAVLKNSNVTAQDLQKLKMSFNSALQKTLNPLFRVSRVVPVASLPRTASNKVMRRVLRQQLTENSQSSKI from the exons ATGAATATGGATTACAAATCCTTATCTTCTATAACTGTTTCGGATATTGAATCCCTTGGAATTGCAGCAGACCGCGCTGCAGCTCTCCACCAGCGTCTCACAGAATTAATTGGAATTCATGGAGCTGATACGCCTGCCACGTGGCAGAACATCACCACCAACGTCCTCGACCCACAACTACCTTTCGAGTTTCATCAGATGCTCTACTACGGTTGCTTCAAGGACTATGGTCCCGACCCACCCGCTTGGTTACCCGACCC GAAAAGTGTTAGTTTCACCAATGTTGGTCGGTTACTGGAGAGGAGAGGCAAAGAGTTTCTGGGATCATCCTATAAAGATCCAATTACTAGCTTTGCTGATTTCCACAAATTTTCACTCTCAAACCCAGAG GTTTATTGGAAAACTATGCTGGATGAAATGAACATATCGTTTTCTAAACCACCTGAATGCATCTTAAGTGAGAATCTCAGTGAGGACGGTTCATCTTCTTACCCGAGTGGTCAATGGTTTCCCGGAGCATCCATTAATCCTGCACTGAATTGCTTGAATTTGAAAGGCAAAAGAACTTTGAGTGACACGGTAATAATATGGCGTGATGAATTGCATGATGATCTCCCTCTTCAACGAATGACACTTGAGGAATTGCGGCAAGAGGTTTG GTTAGTTGCCTATGCTCTTCAATCACTGGGTCTGGAGAAAGGCTCCGCAATTGCGATTGATATGCCAATGAATAGTAAATCTGTGGTCATCTACCTAGCTATCGTTCTTGCAGGTTATGTTGTTGTATCGATAGCTGATAGTTTCGCAGCACGTGAAATATCAACCAGGCTTAAAATATCAAATGCAAAACTCATATTTACTCAG GATCTCATACTTCGTGGCGATAAAGCCCTCCCTCTTTACAG TAGAATTGTGGAAGCACAATCTCCTATGGCAATAGTTATCCCAACTAGAGGCTCTGAATTTAGCATGAAACTGCGCAATGGGGACTTTTCTTGGTGTGATTTTTTGGAGAGAGTCAATAAAATAAA AGGCAAGGAATTCATAGCTGTGGAACAACCAGTAGAAACATTTACAaacattctcttttcttctgGAACAACAG GTGATCCAAAGGCTATTCCATGGACCAATATTACACCACTAAAAGCTGCTGCAGATGCATGGTGCCACTTGGATGTTCGTATAGGTGATGTAGTTTGCTGGCCCACTAATCTTGGATGGATGATGGGGCCATGGCTAGTATATGCATCATTGCTAAATGGAGCTTCAATGGCTTTGTATAATGGATCCCCGCTTGGGTCTGGCTTTGCCAAGTTTGTACAG GATGCTAAAGTAACAATGCTCGGCGTGATTCCAAGTCTTGTACGGAGCTGGAGAAATGCAAATTCCACATCTGGCTATGATTGGTCTGCTATCCG TTGCTTTGCATCCACCGGAGAAGCTTCTAATGTAGATGAATATCTGTGGCTGATGGGAAGAGGTCATTACCAGCCTATCATTGAATATTGTGGTGGTACAGAGATTGGGGGTGCATTCGTCACTGGATCATTACTGCAGGCTCAATCATTAGCTGCTTTTAGCACACCAGCTATGTGCTGCAATTTGTTTATTCTAGGTGAAGATGGGCATCCTATT CCACAAAATGTTCCAGGAATAGGTGAGTTAGCTCTTGGCTCCCTTATGCTTGGGGCATCAAATGCATTGCTGAATGCTGATCATTATGGTGTCTATTTCAAGGGAATGGCTCTTTGGAATGGAAAG GTTTTACGGAGGCATGGAGATGTATTTGAGCGTACAGCTAGAGGATACTATCATGCACATGGTCGTGCCGATGATACAATGAACCTTGGAGGAATTAAG GTGAGTTCGGTTGAGATTGAACGCATATGCAATGGAGTAGATAGTAATATTGTGGAAACAGCTGCAATTGGGATACCGCCTTCTGGTGGTGGGCCGGAGCTGTTGGCTATAGCTGCTGTGTTAAAGAACTCAAATGTCACAGCACAAGATTTACAGAAATTGAAGATGTCTTTTAATTCAGCTCTCCAAAAAACACTAAATCCATTATTCAGG GTCTCTCGAGTAGTACCAGTGGCATCTCTTCCAAGGACGGCATCAAACAAGGTTATGAGAAGGGTTTTGCGGCAGCAACTTACGGAAAATAGCCAAAGTTCTAAAATATAA
- the LOC131597342 gene encoding uncharacterized protein LOC131597342, whose protein sequence is MKYGDLVYVKLPFMSMAGRNDVAISAALEVVAQAMQNQHNARGNDESHSLSTFPRENPPTFKGNYDPDGAHEWLKEIERIFRAMDCSAVQKRLKTIGDVITWAVSTRKFLRKYFPEDVRGKKEMEFLALKQGNLTVTEYAAKFVELVKFYPDYSEETAEYSKCIKFDNGLCPEIKRAIR, encoded by the exons ATGAAGTATGGTGATCTTGTTTATGTTAAACTACCCTTCATG AGTATGGCTGGAAGGAATGACGTTGCGATTTCTGCTGCTTTGGAAGTTGTTGCTCAGGCCATGCAGAATCAGCATAATGCTAGAGGGAATGATGAGTCTCATAGCTTGAGTACGTTCCCAAGAGAGAATCCTCCTACCTTCAAGGGTAATTACGATCCAGATGGAGCACAtgaatggcttaaggagatcgagaggatcttccggGCGATGGATTGTTCTGCAGTGCAGAAG AGGTTAAAGACTATTGGTGACGTGATTACTTGGGCCGTATCCACAAGGAAGTTCCTAAGAAAGTATTTTCCCGAAGATGTCCGGGGAAAGAAAGAGATGGAGTTCCTTGCGCTGAAACAGGGGAATTTGACTGTTactgagtatgctgctaagttcgTGGAACTTGTGAAGTTCTACCCGGACTATAGTGAGGAGACTGCAGAATATTCGAAGTGTATTAAGTTTGATAATGGGCTGTGTCCGGAGATTAAGCGGGCGATTAGATAG